From Streptomyces chrestomyceticus JCM 4735, one genomic window encodes:
- a CDS encoding MBL fold metallo-hydrolase: MFFVDTLTFEGLGNRSYLAGGDGAAVVIDPPRDIDQVIAAAARRGVRIAYVAETHIHNDYVTGGLELARVTGAAYLVPAAASVSFARTPVADGDTVTVDEGLVLRAIATPGHTPHHTSYALEDDGRAVAAFTGGSLLIGTVGRPDLVEPRLTERLARAQHASARRLADELDDEVPVLPTHGFGSFCSSSQAEGDSTTIGKERTANDALTLDVDTFVARTLAGLEDVPAYYAHMGPANAAGPAPVDLTPPEPADARRIAERLAAGEWVVDLRSRVAFAAGHVAGSFNFEGDGKLATYLAWLIPWGKPVTLLATTPEQIAAAQRELTRVGIDRPAAAATGDPAGWIRDGEELASFPRAAFADLAAVRERGTEIVVLDVRRASERAGGYVEGSVHIPVHELHGRTGEIPPGVVWVHCAGGMRAAIAASLLDAVGRQVVAVDDGFDAAIDAGLTVAGS; this comes from the coding sequence GTGTTCTTCGTCGACACCCTGACGTTCGAGGGCCTGGGCAACCGCAGCTACCTGGCCGGTGGCGACGGTGCCGCGGTCGTGATCGACCCGCCGCGCGACATCGACCAGGTGATCGCCGCCGCGGCGCGGCGCGGGGTGCGGATCGCGTACGTCGCGGAGACCCACATCCACAACGACTACGTCACCGGCGGCCTGGAGCTGGCCCGCGTCACCGGCGCCGCCTACCTGGTCCCGGCCGCGGCGAGCGTCTCCTTCGCCCGCACGCCCGTCGCCGACGGCGACACGGTCACGGTGGACGAGGGCCTGGTGCTGCGCGCGATCGCCACCCCCGGCCACACGCCGCACCACACCTCGTACGCGCTGGAGGACGACGGCCGGGCGGTGGCGGCCTTCACCGGCGGATCGCTGCTGATCGGCACGGTCGGCCGTCCGGACCTGGTCGAGCCGCGGCTGACCGAGCGGCTGGCCCGCGCCCAGCACGCCTCCGCCCGCCGCCTCGCCGACGAGCTCGACGACGAGGTCCCGGTGCTGCCCACCCACGGATTCGGCAGCTTCTGTTCCTCGTCCCAGGCCGAGGGCGACAGCACCACGATCGGCAAGGAGCGCACGGCCAACGACGCGCTCACCCTGGACGTGGACACCTTCGTCGCCCGCACCCTCGCCGGCTTGGAGGACGTACCTGCGTACTACGCCCACATGGGCCCCGCCAACGCCGCGGGCCCCGCCCCCGTCGACCTGACCCCGCCCGAGCCCGCCGACGCGCGGCGCATCGCCGAGCGGCTGGCCGCCGGGGAGTGGGTGGTGGACCTGCGCAGCCGCGTCGCCTTCGCCGCCGGACATGTCGCCGGATCGTTCAACTTCGAAGGGGACGGCAAGCTCGCGACCTACCTGGCCTGGTTGATCCCGTGGGGCAAGCCGGTCACCCTGCTCGCCACGACGCCGGAGCAGATCGCCGCCGCCCAGCGGGAGCTGACCCGGGTCGGCATCGACCGCCCGGCCGCCGCCGCCACCGGTGACCCGGCCGGCTGGATACGCGACGGCGAGGAACTCGCCTCGTTCCCGCGCGCTGCCTTCGCCGACCTCGCCGCCGTCCGTGAGCGTGGCACGGAGATCGTGGTGCTCGACGTCCGCCGCGCCTCCGAACGCGCCGGCGGATACGTCGAAGGCTCGGTGCACATCCCCGTCCACGAGCTGCACGGCAGGACCGGCGAGATACCGCCGGGCGTCGTGTGGGTGCACTGCGCCGGGGGCATGCGCGCGGCGATCGCCGCCTCCCTCCTGGACGCGGTGGGACGGCAGGTCGTCGCCGTCGACGACGGTTTCGACGCCGCGATCGACGCCGGCCTGACCGTGGCCGGCTCCTGA
- a CDS encoding metal-sensitive transcriptional regulator: MELEMAAEELKSVLNRLRRAQGQIAGIIKMIEDGRDCEDVITQLAAVSRALDRAGFAIIATGLQHCMADGEQAGGDREQMRARLEKLFLSLA; this comes from the coding sequence GTGGAGCTGGAGATGGCGGCCGAGGAGCTGAAGAGCGTGCTCAACCGGTTGCGGCGGGCACAGGGACAGATCGCCGGGATCATCAAGATGATCGAGGACGGCCGGGACTGCGAGGACGTCATCACGCAGCTCGCCGCGGTCTCCCGCGCGCTGGACCGGGCCGGGTTCGCGATCATCGCGACGGGGCTGCAGCACTGCATGGCCGACGGGGAGCAGGCCGGCGGCGACCGGGAGCAGATGCGGGCGCGGCTGGAGAAACTGTTCCTCTCGCTGGCCTGA
- a CDS encoding rhodanese-like domain-containing protein, with the protein MITQTAVRPAEVAGRLSAYTVVDVRTPGEYAAGHLPGAHNIPLDHLAKALPAVEAAAARGELLMVCASGNRSATACEQLAAAGIPAATLTGGTAAWAAQGHPMEREDDTGAKAAWPMERQVRLAAGSLVVAGLALGTRYRHARWLSAAIGCGLVFSAATDTCGMAAVLSRLPHNRPRATDLEATLAALGR; encoded by the coding sequence ATGATCACCCAGACCGCCGTCCGTCCCGCCGAGGTGGCCGGCCGGCTGAGCGCCTACACCGTCGTCGACGTCCGCACCCCCGGCGAATACGCCGCGGGCCACCTGCCCGGTGCCCACAACATCCCCCTCGACCACCTCGCGAAGGCCCTCCCCGCCGTCGAGGCGGCAGCCGCCCGCGGCGAACTGCTGATGGTCTGCGCTTCCGGCAACCGCTCCGCCACCGCCTGCGAACAGCTCGCCGCCGCGGGCATCCCCGCCGCCACGCTCACCGGCGGCACCGCCGCCTGGGCCGCACAGGGCCATCCGATGGAGCGCGAGGACGACACCGGCGCCAAGGCCGCCTGGCCCATGGAACGCCAGGTCCGCCTCGCCGCCGGCTCCCTCGTCGTGGCCGGACTCGCCCTCGGCACCCGCTACCGGCACGCCCGCTGGCTGTCCGCGGCGATCGGCTGCGGCCTGGTCTTCTCCGCCGCGACCGACACCTGCGGCATGGCGGCCGTGCTGTCCAGGCTGCCGCACAACCGGCCCCGCGCCACCGACCTCGAAGCCACCCTCGCGGCCCTCGGCCGCTGA
- a CDS encoding non-ribosomal peptide synthetase: protein MTGRERVSAGAPAVSVPELIRRQAARTPDAVAVADTERKDTYEELAAASNRLAAYLTARGVRRGDRVAVALERSADLLTALLGVWQAGAAYVPVDCGYPADRVAFLLTDSAPVVVLCSQATRTVTRPLVPDNARTVVLDDPQVMAAVAACPPGTTGVTVGAEDAAYIMYTSGSTGLPKGVLVPHGSVAGLVSDPRWGAGPDDAVLAHAPYAFDASLFDLWLPLAVGGTVVMAEPGAPDARRLGRAAADGVTAVQLTAGLFRVIAEESPECFRGFRQVMCGGDVVPAAAVARVREACPEVTVQHLYGPTEATLCATTRPVRPGDEVPDVLPLGRPLSGRRLHVLDPWLRPVAPGTDGELYLAGDGLARGYLGRPGFTAERFVACPFAPGERMYRTGDLVRWTADGEPVFVGRSDEQVKIRGYRVEPGEVEAALAAHPAVGQAVVVAREDHPGERRLVGYVVPAAGPEAATDPDGFDGHVGPAGPTGPTDPTGDPGHEHPDTLLTALRDHLTATLPDYLIPAALVPLDRLPLTPHGKVDRKALPAPGFGTAAPEQPRTAAEATLCGLFAEVLGLDRVGARDGFFALGGDSISSMQLVSRARRAGLVLTSGQVFGLLTPERLAAVAETVSGRPEGATEDDEGTGDVPWTPVMRALGKRGAGRGFAQWVTVGAPAGLTRDVLAGGLAAVLDTHAMLRARIVTDGPEPVLTVAGRGTVDAASLVTRVVPEDGRSLDEAAEQAVRDALRRLDPAAGTLVQAVWLDAGPERNGRLVLVVHHMVVDGVSWRILIPDLRAACEAVAAGRTPVLDPVGTSFRQWAGLLAAQATDGRRTAELDGWKALLDGGDLTVGMRTPDPLRDTAATVRRTEWIVPAGHAATLTGRTPAAFHCGVHEVLLSTLAGALTHWRPDTVPAAGLLVDVEGHGREPVAEGVELVRTVGWFTDVHPVRLNAAGVDLGEALAGGPAAGALLKAVKEQARAVPGDGLGHGLLRHLDPETGPALAALPAPQVSFNYLGRFLTAGTPTGPAEPWQLTGHATIGESADPAMPVLHALEAEAAVRDTPDGPELTLALSWSDHLLDEAAVRALGQLWLDLLGGLAAHTRTTGAGGHTPSDFPLLTLTQQDVTELEQAVPQLADVWPLSPLQEGLLFQSVYDELAPDVYKSRWTLELDGPLDTGRLRASWRALVDRHAALRASFRRSASGAAVQVVARDVPLPWHEADVSHLPEDAAQAAAAELAARAQRGRIDLATAPLWRLLLIRLGADRHHLVVLTHHILMDGWSLPVLVTELSAAYAAGGDDPRPAPVTSYREYLAWLARQDKDAARDAWRTAFHGAGEPTLVAPTAPKHGATDPVHLHADLPAELSRRVEELARTHGLTASTVVLGAWALVLARLAGRTDVVFGVTMADRPPELPGVETMVGLLINTLPVRVPLDAAQPVPALLKDVQERQSALLPHRHLGLSEAQKLGGPGALFDSIVVYQNLPRPPAAPDRPGALTIRLSDVTDVVHYPLGLNITPGEQLRIHLIHQRGLLPADVVEALPARLALVLEQLAADGPAPAVGRVGVLDAEEHRQVVTEWNRTEAPLPAVLVPELLRRRAARSADAVAVEDARRTVTYGELTTAAGRLARHLIDLGVGPERRVAVVLRRSAESLTAALAVLMAGGVLVPVDPDYPPERRAFLLRDADPAVVLCAADTRHAVPGDCAAHVADLDDPAVSEALARHQGGFVTQAERRTPLGADNAAYLIYTSGTTGVPKGVTVTHRGLRNLVADRVARFGIGPHSRVLQLAAPTFDVSIADTWPVLCAGGRLVLAPPGPPSLGADLARLLRAHRITQLGGTPSFLLHLPPEDLPDLRVIVTGGEPLTEELRRRWAPGRQVHEEYGVTEATVVQTSTAPLTGGEPPTVGRPVANTRLYVLDAFLQPVPPGVPGELYVAGESLARGYQGRPALTAQRFVACPFTPGMGVPPAEGWRRMYRTGDIVRWTGDGELVFAGRADSQIKIRGYRVELGEVEAALGAHPGVGEATAAVREDRPGERRLIGYVVPRGPAGGRPVNGHPVDVRSVNGRPVDGRSVREHVAGALPEFMVPAAVVVLDALPRTPNGKVDRAALPAPDFTARAAGRAPRTPAEELLCALFAEVLGLERAGVEDSFFELGGDSIISLQLVARARRAGLVLTSPQVFEAKTPERLARLARTADDATGPQTSVDTGVGRIPRTPLMRRLGERVTGGGFAQWAIVATPAALTRDALTAGLRAVLDTHAMLRARVVPDADGWALETGELGSVDAEALITCLPVADDLDEAAGRAARDAVGRLDPASGRMVQAVWLDAGPGRAGRLALVVHHLSVDGVSWRILLADLRAACEAAAEGGVPHLDAVGTSFRTWAAAAGPDTDGPGTGDALRLDALPPTASPLDARPSSPLSAAAQAPDPLPVGQDLDPAVDTAATLRERTWAVPAGQAEILTSRTPAAYHCGVHEVLLAALAGAVMDGRPYGSSVLVDVEGHGRAAADGTDLSRTVGWFTTVRAQRLDLTGIDLAEASAGGPAAGRLLKAVKQQSRAATEDGPDHLAGSTDAPTGRAHLPSARISFNYMGRFLAAPTRAGAPEPWQLTGEPAIGSSSDPDMPAPHVLEASAVIRDTADGPAIGLTLTWPDRLLDATVAARIGGAWLDLLDGLAAHTDSPAAGGHTPSDFPLLDLDQDEIEQFEAIADRLSDEAAR from the coding sequence ATGACCGGCCGGGAGCGCGTGTCCGCCGGAGCGCCGGCCGTTTCGGTGCCCGAACTGATCCGCCGCCAGGCGGCCCGCACACCGGACGCGGTGGCCGTGGCGGACACCGAACGCAAGGACACGTACGAGGAATTGGCAGCGGCGTCGAACCGGCTGGCCGCGTACCTGACCGCCCGGGGCGTGCGGCGCGGCGACCGGGTCGCGGTGGCGCTGGAGCGGTCGGCGGACCTGCTGACGGCGCTGCTGGGGGTATGGCAGGCGGGAGCCGCGTACGTTCCGGTGGACTGCGGGTATCCGGCGGACCGGGTGGCGTTCCTGCTGACGGACTCGGCCCCGGTGGTGGTGCTGTGCTCGCAGGCGACCCGCACCGTGACACGGCCTCTGGTTCCGGACAACGCGCGCACCGTGGTGCTGGACGACCCACAGGTGATGGCGGCGGTGGCCGCCTGCCCGCCCGGCACTACCGGGGTGACGGTGGGCGCGGAGGACGCCGCGTACATCATGTACACCTCCGGCTCGACGGGGCTGCCGAAAGGCGTCCTGGTCCCGCACGGCAGTGTGGCGGGCCTGGTGAGCGACCCGAGGTGGGGAGCGGGCCCGGACGACGCGGTGCTGGCCCACGCGCCGTACGCCTTCGACGCGTCGCTCTTCGACCTGTGGCTGCCGCTGGCGGTCGGCGGCACGGTGGTCATGGCGGAGCCGGGCGCGCCGGACGCGCGGCGACTCGGCCGGGCGGCGGCCGACGGTGTGACGGCGGTGCAGCTCACGGCCGGGCTGTTCCGGGTGATCGCGGAGGAGTCGCCGGAGTGCTTCCGGGGTTTCCGGCAGGTCATGTGCGGCGGCGACGTGGTACCGGCCGCGGCGGTGGCCCGCGTACGGGAGGCGTGCCCGGAGGTGACCGTGCAGCATCTGTACGGGCCGACGGAGGCCACGCTGTGTGCGACGACGCGTCCGGTCCGGCCGGGCGACGAGGTGCCGGACGTCCTGCCCCTCGGGCGGCCGCTGTCCGGCCGCCGCCTGCACGTGCTCGATCCGTGGCTGCGGCCGGTCGCACCGGGTACGGACGGCGAGCTGTACCTCGCCGGGGACGGGCTGGCCCGCGGGTACCTGGGGCGCCCGGGGTTCACTGCGGAGCGCTTCGTGGCCTGCCCGTTCGCGCCCGGTGAGCGGATGTACCGTACCGGGGACCTGGTGCGGTGGACCGCTGACGGCGAACCGGTCTTCGTCGGGCGGTCCGACGAGCAGGTCAAGATTCGTGGGTACCGGGTGGAACCGGGCGAGGTGGAAGCGGCCCTCGCCGCGCATCCGGCGGTCGGGCAGGCCGTGGTGGTGGCCCGGGAAGATCACCCGGGCGAGCGGCGGTTGGTCGGTTACGTCGTGCCTGCCGCCGGCCCTGAGGCGGCGACGGATCCGGACGGGTTCGACGGTCACGTCGGCCCCGCAGGGCCGACCGGCCCCACTGACCCCACCGGCGACCCCGGCCACGAACACCCCGACACGCTCCTCACCGCCCTACGGGACCACCTCACCGCCACGCTCCCCGACTACCTGATCCCGGCCGCCCTCGTACCGCTGGACCGGCTCCCGCTCACCCCGCACGGCAAGGTCGACCGCAAGGCCCTCCCGGCGCCCGGCTTCGGCACGGCCGCGCCGGAACAGCCGCGGACGGCGGCCGAGGCGACCCTGTGCGGCTTGTTCGCCGAGGTGCTGGGGCTGGACCGGGTGGGGGCGCGGGACGGCTTCTTCGCGCTGGGCGGTGACTCGATCAGCTCGATGCAACTGGTGTCGCGGGCCCGGCGGGCCGGGCTGGTCCTGACGTCCGGTCAGGTCTTCGGCCTCTTGACGCCCGAACGGCTGGCAGCGGTGGCCGAGACCGTGTCGGGCCGGCCGGAAGGCGCCACGGAGGACGACGAGGGGACCGGGGACGTGCCCTGGACCCCGGTGATGCGGGCGCTGGGGAAGCGGGGGGCCGGCCGCGGGTTCGCACAGTGGGTGACCGTCGGCGCGCCGGCCGGGCTGACGCGGGACGTGCTGGCGGGCGGGCTGGCCGCCGTACTGGACACCCACGCCATGCTGCGCGCCCGGATCGTGACGGACGGTCCGGAGCCGGTCCTGACGGTGGCCGGGCGCGGCACGGTGGACGCGGCCTCGCTGGTCACCCGCGTCGTCCCCGAGGACGGCCGCAGTCTGGACGAGGCCGCCGAGCAGGCCGTACGGGACGCGCTGCGGCGGCTCGACCCCGCCGCCGGGACGCTCGTCCAAGCGGTCTGGCTGGACGCGGGGCCCGAGCGGAACGGCAGGCTGGTGCTGGTCGTGCACCACATGGTGGTGGACGGGGTCTCCTGGCGCATCCTGATCCCCGACCTCCGGGCCGCCTGCGAGGCGGTCGCCGCGGGACGGACGCCGGTGCTCGACCCCGTCGGAACGTCCTTCCGGCAGTGGGCCGGGCTGCTGGCGGCACAGGCGACGGACGGGCGCCGCACCGCGGAACTGGACGGCTGGAAGGCACTGCTGGACGGCGGCGACCTGACCGTGGGGATGCGGACGCCCGATCCGCTGCGGGACACCGCCGCGACCGTGCGCCGTACGGAATGGATTGTTCCGGCCGGCCATGCGGCAACCCTGACGGGCCGCACCCCCGCCGCATTCCACTGCGGCGTGCACGAAGTCCTGCTGTCCACGCTCGCCGGAGCGCTCACCCACTGGCGGCCGGACACCGTCCCGGCCGCCGGGCTGCTGGTGGACGTGGAGGGTCACGGCCGCGAGCCGGTGGCCGAAGGAGTGGAACTGGTCCGTACGGTGGGGTGGTTCACCGACGTGCACCCGGTCCGTCTGAACGCCGCCGGTGTCGACCTCGGCGAAGCCCTGGCGGGCGGCCCGGCGGCCGGCGCGCTGCTGAAGGCGGTCAAGGAACAGGCCAGGGCGGTGCCCGGCGACGGACTCGGCCACGGCCTGCTGCGCCACCTCGACCCGGAAACGGGACCGGCGCTGGCCGCGCTTCCGGCCCCGCAGGTCTCGTTCAACTACCTGGGCCGGTTCCTCACCGCCGGGACACCCACCGGCCCGGCCGAACCCTGGCAGCTCACCGGTCACGCCACGATCGGCGAGTCCGCCGACCCCGCCATGCCCGTACTGCACGCCCTGGAAGCCGAGGCCGCCGTACGGGACACCCCCGACGGACCCGAACTGACCCTCGCCCTGAGCTGGTCCGACCACCTCCTGGACGAGGCCGCCGTACGGGCCCTGGGACAGCTCTGGCTCGACCTGCTCGGCGGCCTGGCCGCGCACACCCGCACCACCGGAGCGGGCGGGCACACGCCCTCCGACTTCCCGCTGCTCACCCTCACCCAGCAGGACGTGACCGAGCTGGAGCAGGCGGTACCGCAGCTCGCCGACGTCTGGCCGCTCTCACCCTTGCAGGAAGGGCTGCTGTTCCAGTCCGTCTACGACGAGCTGGCGCCGGACGTCTACAAGAGCCGGTGGACACTGGAGCTCGACGGGCCGCTGGACACCGGCCGGCTGCGGGCCTCCTGGCGGGCCCTGGTGGACCGGCACGCCGCCCTGCGGGCGAGCTTCCGCCGGAGCGCGTCCGGCGCGGCCGTGCAAGTCGTCGCGCGTGACGTGCCGCTGCCCTGGCACGAGGCGGACGTGTCGCACCTCCCGGAGGACGCGGCGCAGGCCGCGGCCGCGGAGCTGGCCGCACGGGCACAGCGCGGGCGGATCGACCTGGCGACGGCGCCGCTGTGGCGGCTCCTGCTGATCCGCCTCGGCGCGGACCGCCACCACCTGGTCGTCCTCACCCACCACATCCTGATGGACGGCTGGTCGCTGCCGGTGCTGGTCACGGAGCTGTCCGCGGCGTACGCGGCGGGCGGCGACGACCCGCGGCCGGCCCCCGTCACCTCGTACCGGGAGTACCTGGCCTGGCTGGCGCGGCAGGACAAGGACGCCGCACGGGACGCCTGGCGCACCGCGTTCCACGGCGCGGGCGAACCCACCCTGGTGGCGCCGACGGCACCGAAGCACGGCGCGACCGACCCCGTCCACCTGCACGCCGACCTCCCCGCCGAGCTGTCCCGCCGGGTGGAGGAACTGGCCCGTACCCACGGCCTGACCGCGAGCACCGTGGTACTCGGCGCCTGGGCCCTGGTCCTGGCCCGGCTGGCCGGCCGTACGGACGTGGTCTTCGGCGTCACCATGGCCGACCGCCCGCCCGAACTGCCGGGCGTCGAGACGATGGTGGGCCTCCTGATCAACACGCTGCCGGTACGGGTACCGCTGGACGCCGCGCAGCCGGTGCCCGCCCTGCTCAAGGACGTACAGGAACGCCAGTCGGCCCTCCTGCCCCACCGGCACCTCGGCCTGTCCGAGGCGCAGAAACTGGGCGGCCCCGGCGCGCTCTTCGACAGCATCGTGGTCTACCAGAACCTGCCCCGGCCACCGGCCGCCCCGGACCGGCCCGGCGCGCTCACGATCCGCCTCTCGGACGTGACCGACGTCGTCCACTACCCGCTGGGCCTGAACATCACCCCCGGCGAACAGCTCCGCATCCACCTCATCCACCAGCGCGGACTGCTCCCCGCCGACGTCGTCGAAGCCCTGCCCGCCCGGCTGGCCCTGGTCCTCGAACAACTGGCAGCCGACGGCCCGGCGCCCGCCGTGGGGCGCGTCGGCGTGCTGGACGCGGAAGAACACCGGCAGGTGGTGACGGAGTGGAACCGTACGGAGGCGCCGCTGCCCGCCGTACTGGTACCGGAACTGCTCCGCCGTCGCGCGGCGCGGTCGGCCGACGCCGTGGCCGTCGAGGACGCCCGCAGGACCGTGACCTACGGGGAACTCACGACCGCGGCCGGCCGTCTGGCCCGCCACCTGATCGACCTCGGCGTCGGCCCGGAGCGCCGCGTCGCGGTGGTGCTGCGGCGCTCGGCGGAGTCCCTGACCGCCGCACTGGCCGTGCTCATGGCGGGCGGCGTCCTCGTACCCGTCGACCCGGACTACCCGCCCGAGCGCCGGGCCTTCCTGCTGCGGGACGCGGACCCGGCCGTGGTGCTGTGCGCCGCCGACACCCGGCACGCGGTGCCCGGCGACTGCGCCGCGCACGTGGCCGATCTGGACGACCCGGCCGTGTCCGAGGCCCTGGCACGTCACCAAGGCGGCTTCGTGACCCAGGCCGAACGCCGTACGCCGCTGGGAGCGGACAACGCGGCGTACCTCATCTACACCTCGGGGACCACCGGCGTACCGAAAGGCGTCACGGTCACCCACCGCGGCCTGCGCAACCTCGTCGCCGACCGGGTGGCCCGGTTCGGCATCGGCCCGCACAGCCGCGTCCTCCAGCTCGCCGCCCCCACCTTCGACGTGTCGATCGCCGACACCTGGCCCGTACTGTGCGCGGGCGGACGCCTCGTCCTGGCCCCGCCGGGCCCGCCGTCCCTGGGCGCCGACCTGGCCCGCCTGCTGCGCGCCCACCGGATCACCCAGCTCGGCGGCACCCCGTCCTTCCTGCTGCACCTGCCGCCGGAGGACCTGCCGGACCTGCGCGTCATAGTGACCGGCGGCGAGCCGCTGACCGAGGAGCTGCGCCGGCGCTGGGCCCCGGGACGGCAGGTCCACGAGGAGTACGGCGTCACCGAGGCCACCGTCGTGCAGACGTCCACCGCCCCGCTGACCGGCGGCGAGCCGCCCACCGTGGGCCGTCCCGTCGCCAACACCCGGCTGTACGTCCTGGACGCGTTCCTCCAGCCGGTGCCGCCCGGCGTGCCCGGGGAACTGTACGTGGCGGGGGAGAGCCTGGCGCGCGGCTACCAGGGACGGCCGGCACTGACCGCGCAGCGGTTCGTGGCCTGCCCGTTCACGCCCGGCATGGGGGTCCCCCCGGCTGAAGGCTGGAGGAGGATGTACCGCACCGGGGACATCGTGCGCTGGACCGGCGACGGCGAACTGGTCTTCGCCGGGCGGGCCGACAGCCAGATCAAGATACGCGGCTACCGTGTCGAACTCGGCGAGGTGGAGGCCGCGCTGGGCGCCCACCCCGGGGTGGGCGAGGCGACGGCCGCGGTCCGCGAGGACCGGCCGGGGGAGCGGCGGCTGATCGGGTATGTGGTGCCCAGGGGGCCGGCGGGCGGGCGGCCGGTGAACGGTCACCCGGTCGATGTCCGTTCGGTGAACGGGCGCCCGGTGGACGGCCGGTCGGTGCGGGAGCACGTCGCCGGGGCGCTGCCCGAGTTCATGGTGCCCGCTGCGGTCGTGGTGCTCGACGCGCTGCCGCGCACCCCGAACGGAAAGGTGGACCGCGCGGCCCTGCCCGCCCCCGACTTCACCGCGCGGGCCGCGGGCCGGGCCCCGCGCACCCCGGCCGAAGAGCTCCTGTGCGCCCTGTTCGCCGAGGTACTGGGGCTGGAACGGGCCGGCGTCGAGGACAGCTTCTTCGAGCTGGGCGGTGACTCCATCATCTCGCTCCAACTGGTGGCCCGGGCCCGCCGCGCCGGACTGGTGCTGACCTCACCGCAGGTGTTCGAGGCGAAGACGCCCGAACGGCTCGCCCGGCTGGCCCGTACGGCGGACGACGCGACCGGCCCGCAGACCTCCGTGGACACGGGCGTCGGCCGGATTCCCCGGACGCCGCTCATGCGGAGGCTGGGCGAGCGGGTCACCGGCGGCGGGTTCGCGCAGTGGGCGATCGTCGCCACCCCCGCCGCACTCACCAGGGACGCCCTGACGGCCGGGCTGCGCGCCGTACTGGACACGCACGCCATGCTCCGGGCCCGCGTGGTGCCGGACGCGGACGGGTGGGCGCTGGAGACGGGGGAGCTGGGCTCGGTGGATGCCGAGGCGCTGATCACCTGCCTGCCGGTCGCGGACGATCTCGACGAGGCTGCCGGACGGGCAGCGCGGGATGCCGTGGGACGGCTCGACCCGGCGTCGGGCCGCATGGTGCAGGCGGTGTGGCTGGACGCCGGGCCTGGGCGGGCGGGGCGTCTGGCGTTGGTCGTCCACCACCTGTCGGTCGACGGGGTGTCGTGGCGCATCCTGCTCGCGGATCTGCGGGCCGCTTGCGAGGCGGCGGCGGAGGGCGGCGTACCGCACCTCGACGCGGTGGGCACGTCGTTCCGTACCTGGGCGGCCGCGGCCGGGCCGGACACCGACGGTCCCGGGACCGGCGATGCACTGCGGCTCGACGCGCTGCCGCCCACCGCATCGCCACTCGACGCGCGACCGTCCTCACCACTGTCGGCCGCCGCGCAAGCACCCGACCCGCTGCCGGTCGGCCAAGACCTCGATCCGGCCGTCGACACCGCGGCAACCCTGCGCGAACGGACCTGGGCGGTGCCGGCCGGGCAGGCGGAGATCCTGACGTCCCGTACCCCGGCGGCGTACCACTGCGGCGTGCACGAGGTGCTGCTCGCGGCACTGGCAGGGGCTGTCATGGACGGGCGGCCGTACGGCAGCTCCGTCCTCGTGGACGTCGAAGGGCACGGCCGTGCGGCGGCCGACGGAACCGACCTCTCCCGTACGGTGGGCTGGTTCACCACCGTACGCGCGCAGCGGCTGGACCTCACCGGCATCGACCTGGCCGAGGCGTCGGCGGGCGGCCCCGCGGCCGGCCGACTGCTCAAAGCCGTCAAGCAACAGTCCCGGGCGGCAACTGAAGACGGACCGGACCACCTCGCGGGGAGCACCGACGCACCCACCGGGCGGGCGCACCTCCCCTCCGCCCGCATCAGCTTCAACTACATGGGCCGCTTCCTCGCCGCCCCCACCCGGGCGGGAGCGCCCGAACCCTGGCAACTGACCGGCGAACCGGCCATCGGCTCCTCCTCCGACCCCGATATGCCCGCCCCGCACGTACTGGAAGCGAGCGCGGTCATCCGGGACACGGCGGACGGGCCGGCCATCGGCCTCACCCTCACCTGGCCGGACCGGCTGCTGGACGCGACGGTGGCGGCCCGGATCGGCGGCGCCTGGCTGGACCTGCTGGACGGCCTGGCCGCCCACACGGACAGCCCCGCGGCCGGAGGACACACACCCTCCGACTTCCCGCTCCTCGACCTGGATCAGGACGAGATCGAGCAATTCGAGGCGATCGCCGACAGGTTGAGTGACGAAGCGGCACGGTGA